The sequence TTCTCTGTTGTGATTGTGTGTAATTTGGATGTGTATAGATTGAATAGTATGGGTGATAAGGGGCACCCTTGCGGTAAGCCTTTGTTAGTCTTTTTAATTATTTCTCCATTCGTTGTTTCCAGTGAGATTGTTCTATCGTTTAAATATTCAATCAACCATCTTAGaattttatttgggattttCAATGTATCGAGTTCTTTTATTAGTATGTTTATATCCACCGAGTCAAAAGCCTTGTTAAGATCGATGAATATAGTTGCTGCTATCCTTTTGTTTCTTTGTGCTTGCATAATAGTTGAGTTTAGATGGTTGATACAGTCTATTGTTGATGAGTTTTCTTTGAAGCCAAAAGATAGCTTAGGAATAAGATTGTTTTCTGTGGTGAAATCTGTGAGTCTTTTTTTGACTTCACAGTTTATAATTTTGATGTTTACGTTGATTAATGCTATTGGTCTGTATGAAGATGCATTCATTTTGTCTTTGTTGGGTTTCAGTATGgggattattttactgattttccATTGGTTTGGGATAGTTTCAGTTTTCCAGACTTCGTTTGTTATTTTTAGTATGTTGTGTAAAAGTtctggtttcattttttttaggaAATAGTATGATAATTGGTTGTGTCCGGGTGCTGATGAGTCTTTTCGGCTGTTGAttattttgatcatttttcCGATCCTTATGTCGCCTGCATATCTATTTTCGTCCACATTCGGGGTTTCCAGTTCAATTATACTATTGTTGTctgttttaaagtttttatctaGGAATTCTGAGATTGATCGTACTATGTTCCACATTTGTCTTGAATTTGTGTCTTCAttaatttcgtttatttttccttCTCTGTATTTCATTACttctttttttaattctttaatgAATTGTCTTTCggcttttttgaatttttccctGTTTTCAAGTGTAAGGTTTTTCCTAAATTCAATGTGGTTTTTATTTTTAGCTTCGTAAAGCTTTTTAATCTTCTCTGTCCAGtatggtttgatttttttattgctatTAGGGTATATTGTGAATTTAGCATTGCTGATTGCATTTTTAATTTCTGTCTCAAGATCCGTTacattttctattttgtttatGTTGATTtgatttaagttttctaatgctTTGTTCTTACTAATTATCGAGTCGGGAGTatctgtttttattttgttgtagTTATTAATTTTACATTCAATGAGTTTATGGTCTGAGCCTAAGTTTTCGTTGCTTATTTCCCAGCTTATCTTGGGGGCCAAGTCTGGCGTTGTCAGTGTGAGATCTATTGCGGTTTCGTTACAGTTTAAATCTGCCCATCTAGTGGCTTCTCCCGTGTTGTGGAAAGTGATGTTGTGATTGTCTAATAGGTCACTAATCATTTCTCCTCTTCTGTCCGGTCTGTTTGTCCTAGTGTCCCAAATTGGGTGATGGGCGTTAAAGTCTCCTCCAAGCATTACTGGGAATGTGTTGTTCTGTAtaaaattgaataagttttctAAGGGTCTTCTGATATTATTTATTGTGCTCTCTGGTGGAAtataaagtgagataaaaattatCGGGGTTTTagtgtttttgattttgattgccACCATCTCTAGGTCAACATTGGGTATGGTAATTTCTTCTGCTATTAACGTTGGGTGTACCAGGATACCTGTTCCACCATAACCTTCCTCCCTACATTTTTTGAAGAAGGAATAGTCCAGGAATTTGTATTTTTCTGAGTCTTTGATCCATATTTCTTGAAGCAAGAGAATGtgtattttgttggtttttagatatttttttatgatttctCTTTTGTGTAGCGGTCTTAAGCTGTGAATATTAATTTGAGATATATTTAgtgttttgttaaaattggccGTTTTATTAGTTCGGTTGTGCATGTTGTATTGCTTTTTGGTTTcgtatgtttattttttgtagcatgttttgtaTCATAGAACCGATCTCGATGATTAAAAGGTCTGTACTAGGGACGTTGTCCACTTTgttattttgtagaatttgatCGAATGATTTTTGAAGTTCTTTGACTATAGTTTGGATGCATTCCATGTCCGAAACAGCGTGAGGGTTGTTTTTAATGGTCGTGGTTTGTTCCAGTATTTTTTCTACTTGTGGGAAGGAGTTTTTTGTTATTGGTTGGGGTTTCGTCTGTTTAGAAAGACGTTCGGcaatttttgtgttgtcaatTTTTGGATACTGTTTGTGTACATATCTAAATTTGGGGTTTGGGCTATTTGGGTGTTCCAAGCTAGGGAATTCACCGATAGACTCCAGGATCGAGTattgattttcagtttttggatACATTTCTTGTGCTTCTGTGTATGTCATTTTGTTAATTGCCATTGCGGCATTTATATGTTCTCTTCTCTTCCTTTCCGGACATTGGGCGTCGGTAGGTAAGTGATTTTTACCACAATTCCTACATTTCATTAGTGCGTTTTCGTCACAACCCGGGTGTTCGTTTGTGATATTGCTTCCGCATCTCTTAcagttttgtttacttttgcagGCTATTGCCTTATGTCCTATTCTCCAGCAATTGTTGCAGATTCTGAttgggtatatatatatatatatatatttcgggTTTGATCAGTACTCCGTAGAGTTGTACTACCCTAGGGAGTTCGGCTCCATCAACTGTGATTTTTACTGAGCGTGTATTTATCAGCTGGTCgtccttttttctttttattctgTCTATGCGGATTATTTTCTTGTCACAAATGAGttgttcttgtatttcttgttccGTAATTGtggtagggatattttttattatacctGTTGTTTCTGTcaaccagagatgtctatctcctctgtgtgacgaagagcaagcaaaatttctcccctcgcactgacaacttcaacgagagctcttttctttcacatttatacaccactgttgtgtaagtgtgcacgcatcaagagtgcgtttgtttatttccttttacctcttccactgaatcgcaccaaagtgctagagcattagctaataaattctctgaggtggatgcagatactttcacagaggagcacacgccggtgagcactctgctgtatggttttcgtagatgaagcgtggacacgcaaaatcagcaaaataaaacaatttatcgtaaaattttcggttttccttgcaaatttttcatagcaaggccagatctactctctattaattgaagttcatagaagtgttcgctcacaatcacgcgccagtggttacttgggtgtatttagacgagagcgcgtgtgagcgattcatgcgaagagaatgtgtttcactcgcgccagctgctttaaccacaagcacacactcaaatgctgtctattcgacactgagaagaagtgcgctttcctctttgtgcggtgcttcgtttttttcatcctcggtgtggcagaaatctgactctagcgtttatcactgtggtgaaatgccatctctgctgtcAACATCCTCGGTATGTATGCTTTGTAGTTGTTTTGTTTCAGTATCATCTCTGCATTCAAGATTTTTGCTGTGTCCTGTGGTTGTTTGTATGTTAGTTTGTAGCGATATCTTCCAGCTCTTTTCAGTTCTTGGAACTGATCAAGTTCTAATATGTGtagaaactttcctatttccatCGGTTCAAGTAGTTTCATTCCCTCTTTAATTGTGATTGGTTCAATTATAATTGTATTATGGATAAAATGTTTGGTTATTTttgtgttgttgttttttttttattttcaaggtTTGAGGAAGGGTCGTCTTCCCCTTTTGGCCTGGAGGGGCCTGGTGTAGATAAATTGGAGGTTGATTTAAGCGTTAGAGATGAAGATGATTGAGAAATTATGGGTGAGTTCGTAGTTGACGGCGTTGAAGAAGCTGTAGCTGATGAATTAGTTGTAGATGAATGTGCAACTATAGAATTAGTTGAACATGAAGATGGGAGAGTTTGTGAGTTGATTGTTTCTGTTGGTTGTCTTTGTATGTTATTTGTCGGTTCTTCCGTGTCTGAGAGTTTGGGTGTCGTGCCTGGTTTTGGTTTCTTTTTTGGTTTGTCTTTTTTGGGTTTTTCTTCACGTCGTTTTCTGTACATATTTTGCGTTTGGGTAATCGTTTCATTTTCAAATCCTTGAAATTCGGTTTCCATTTGGTCTTCGTCTGAGGTTGGGGGTAGGGATATGGTGGACCATAGCTTACCTTTATCTGGGGGTTCAGAGTTGGACTCTTCCGTCGGATTCATGCTTGTGGTGCAAGCATGGATCACCACGTGTGTCCGTAACCTAACCTTACTTTTTgttgataccaaaaaataccaaTTTACTGTACTTTTTTAGGATGAGATTGGTTGTTCTTTCACTATCCACtatcaaatttttgatttgtaCTCTTCTATCTTATATGTGTTTAACACTGTAGAAAACagaaaaatagatttttgtATCACCACGCGGTTTACCGAACAGTCTTCACTACATCTGACAGGCAGTTGTTGTGGTACGCTCTTCTCGGCTGTTCAGAGGCGAATGGTTCCATAtcttatttatttaattcaattatgaagcTGGAAGctgtaacgcatatctttatcaaattgtaacgctaattgattgtatgtgatggTGTTTGCAATATTAACCAATGGGAGACCTCAGTACAATTCATTCAATTATCGTACGacagtttttcaaaaaaatttgcttatcaAAAATTCTAGTCATCTAGTAAATGCCTAAATGTAATGATTTTCGATCAATATTGACATcattttccattcaattcatgATGAAAAATTGTATCAGAAGTAGTGATTTTTCGTTAGTTATCTATGCACTTTGAAAAAACTGAGTTCTAGTAATTTTCTGTCATTAACGACTTCCTTTTTCataaatagttaaaaattttgcaTTGGTAATTTTTGTCCTTTGAAGAATATTATAATTCTCGACCTCtattgacttttcattttattcaaaaatgttCCACATTGCTTCAAAAAGTGTTAATTTTAGCTGATTAACTACCCTATAAAAAGTCGcaccgaaaacaaaatacagctCATCCCATCACCCAATACGACAGGCGCCGATACATTTTTGACTGTCATGTGTGGTATTCATCTGTGTGACTGCCCGAAATTTCACTTAAAACTTTCACGAGAAGGGACCGTTTCCAGCCAAGGCAAATTTAATATCAATTGAAATTGCATATCCACTCACCGCTTTGTGCTTGATTTTCTTCTTCTCCTCCTCGGAGGTCATCATCTCCTGCACTCTGACTAGACGTTTCTGGTTCTTTACCGATTTCTGCTCATCGCGAACACGATTTTCAGTCTTCTGTAACGCTACCTTCAGCTGTTCTTTGGCATTTGATGAAAATTTCAGATGTGGCTTCTGGGCAACGACTGCCATCGCGTACTGATCattgaagcacgctgcatactCACTGAAAAATGGATGCGCCGCTAGCTGATCTAACGTTGGTAAAGTCGATTTGCAGGCGTCCTTCGAAAGAATCGATTCCAACAGCCCTCCTGTAAAACGATCGCATTTTAacacaaacgaaacaaaaactttTAACCGATCAAACTTACTCAAACTATCGGGACACTCAATGATTTGGCGAGCGTAAGAATCCTGCAAAGGATAGCCCATACACATCTCGTACAGCAAATGTCCAAACCCGTACACATCGATAGCTTCACAAGTGTTAATCTTACTGTGCTGCACAAAAAACGGCCTGTAAAATGAGGGAACTCCAAAGATAAAATTCTCTGCGTCCATCAACCTAGCGGCCCCGTCTACAATCAGCACATTGCCACAGTGGACATGACCGCATGCCATGCCTTTGGAGTGCAAAAATCGGATTGCTTCCAGAATTTGCCGTGCGTAGAGTGCCAGCTCTTTCAGAGGCAAGGGAGCTCGGCCCTTCGGACTGCCATATTTCGACAGAAATGGATTGCACGGAGATGCTGCACACAAAACGTCCTTTAAACTACCCTGCTTGTAAAACTTGCGAATCACTAGCGCTCCATTGTCATTCGATGCAATATACTCGATCGGAACGATATACGGATGCTGCACACCACCAAAGTTCTTCAGCACATTATGTATCTCTTTTTCGTCGATGTACCTATCTGGTCCAAACTCGGTCCAGCATAGGATCAAGTCGTCTTTGCCGCTACCTTCCTTCGAATTGTTGTAATCCTTCTCCGTCGAGGTCGTGACGCATATCTGCGTTGTGTGCTGCTTGCCGTGTGACTGCGAACTTGACTTTATCAAGTGATGCTTTGTGGTCGAGTTCCCGGGAGAGTTTTTGTTACCCTGTGGCTTGTGAACCACTCTAAAGTAATGCTTCCGTAAACGCCAACCAATCGGACCGAGGGATTGTCCCAGCGTGAAGACGCCCTCGGCTCGGAGACACATCGATGCATACTGGAGTGCAAGGTCTAAAAGTCAAGACGACAATAAAGTGTTTTTATTTACTACTACTAAGTACGCAACATTCTTACCGTGGAACGGAGTTGAGTAGCTGTCCGGATCAATAAACTTTTTGGTTGGAAGTGATGATGCCAAAATTGGATTCATTAGTACTTGATTTATATATTCTTGTAACGCAAACAACCGCTCAGCTATGAACTCAGGGCGCATGTTAcctataaaacaaaataatgcgTTATTACGAGAAATCTTAACGTGAACAATGTGAATAATTATGTTACAACAATCGTTTCATCCAATTCCATTCATTCATTATCAACATTACTGAATGAAAACAACCAACATAGCGAGAGCAGTCAGCATTTTCAAATGTATAATGAATTCTGACTGTTTACATAACGGAATGTGCTCGCGatagaaaaataaacgaaattttAAACCGCAACATAAATAGAAAGTATCAGTTTTAGCTTTGTAAGCTAAAAAAAGCAAACAATTCGAAAGAATCACACTCACCAATAAACTTCTTTCCGGGAAACGGCAAATCGATCCCTGATATTTGCAAACTTTTATTAAGCGAAGAAAAATCATTGTATCGTCTCAAGATGCGCCAGCAGTTTTCGGGATATGGTCCACGCTGAACTTTTAATACATATTCCtgtcaaagaaaaaaaaccttaagGCCTTTCAAATAGATGAATCAATCCGGAACAATAATAGTAGTATAATCCCCTTTGCGGACCACTACCAACCCATCGATTATCTGTACCACATACCGTATGCCCGTCGATAGTTTGCGCGGTTTCGATAGTGCACTGGATTGCCTCTGTATCATCTAGGACGACCTTCTGCTGAAGCCGTCTTTCAAATATAGCCATTTGTCAGTGTTACTGTGGGAACATTTATCGGACATTTTTTCCGATGCCATATCCCACCAGACAGTttgaatggaaataaaaaaaaactaaatcaaAACTGATTAGCACTGTTCACCCTTctctttgttcaattttctcCGTTTGTGTGGAAAGATGCCTGTCGCCTGCAGCACAGCACAGATGCAACTGAGTACGTAGGAAGGGAGATGAGGGTCTCCACCCACCCAACCAACTATTGGCAAGGGAGCGCCTCAATATCGACTGGAAATCGGTTACTGCTTTTTCACACTTTAATCAATACGCCGTACACACGGACATTGTCGtctttccatattttctgaatttAAGCAGTTCATATTTATGTTTCAACAGGAATAAACATTTTCGCCTAACAAAAAACACGAACGGCTCTAGGATAGAAAATTTTCCTATCAATATCCTGGCATTGAACAGGTGGGATAATTGTTTGGAAGTCCAACTGATTTCACGATTGGAGGGAAGATGTTTTCGTTACAGAACGGAATAAATTGCGTAGTTATTTTCACCGTTTACTAGACGTTTATTACAATTTGGTGGAAAACGTCGATTGATTTTCTTTCAGCGAAATTTCTACTCCTTTGATGATGACACATACGCAAAATTCACTGTTTGACGTTTCGCTTTAACACTCATCCACTTTTCAACGAGGGGTGGCACGAAGCATTTCAATGTGCCCTGTGGTGTTgtacattatcagatccgaatgaattccgaatcgaaGAGAATTTTTCATTCTGAATTCTATGTTGAAAtcgtacactcagaaaaatagtatggtaactgttactatatagagggccaacttgaccatgagcgtatagtggttttcagccgactatgtAATCacatgatttcaacaatagtcaagttcatgtttactatgaatggtatcagctctagaatagtaatattgaacagtgtattgtatgaataactaatacgattgagattgttagcctaaccatgaccgaatattttttttacattgtaaTTTTTGCTATAACCAGTGTCAtgatatttttgacatttcacttctagttattttgaaactaaaagcagtggttgattcaacaatgctgaagatcagcaaaacatgagctaatgttgaaaagttttatgaatttaaattctaaaataagaacaacaaaataatttcattaaactctattttattttcgcatcaaatcaaatgataatataCCTGGTGAAATATTGCTTAGCATTGCTTGATAGCATAAGTTGATCCAAGGCTCTGTCCGGTGGAGTTTTTCCTAAAGCAGGAATTGGCAGCAGAAAAGAAATTattagccaagtccagatgcaaacctcgataccgattttccgtcggattcgagcgaaatgaatccgggaatcaaatgataatcttccttttcatcaatcgcttaatattgtttctacagcgaccgataatgaataattaaccgtatacgagatgttgatttcactggaaaaattgttgaaaaattgaacttcaacgacggaaactagtaaggctacaaactttacctacctgcaagacctaccaaagtacacagtcacaatatagaatattttgttcaaatccatcactgatgtgttacccatgtacgaaattttctgctaaattgtaactttatgtgacaataacagtaaacccgttcattgacaatttgtatagtcagcacaaatgtaatacatagtaggttgaaaaacactatacgataatgtgcttactacataaattcggttgatatggactacatgactagtgttttcaaacttcataattatcttttaaaccatgtttctatttatggtaacattattatactgtgaacatgtttacatggtagcaataactatttcgcttctcatatatatcaaggctcgagaggcaatttcatcttactaaaaattgtaattttaactatttgttcttatgtttgagatgactaccattgtcaggatgaccatgccagaaaagtcataaatacaaatagtttagtcaagtcgtagtctttgttgtctagtaatttatacaatacagatggtgaatattcatatatcatgattgttgctactatttaagcatatagttgaaatgacaatgaagaacaggttacggttactatggtttttttctaagtgtaatAAATTccgactccagtgcaacaaccgattccgaactaATTTCGCCTTCAACTGGTTCGCGGTTCGGAAATCTATCCGAAATGAGTAAGAAGatacggactgaattgtcaattcggtTTCTACTTATACTTTACCGATTTTATACATTTTCATGCTGATTTGGATttatttctaaataaaaaatcatataactgaatgcacaaatttaaatataatttaaggaCAGTTTTCGTCAATCTGAGTCGGAACGGAATTGTACCCAATAAAATCGTTACTTAcctcacctaacagctataggaggtaacagaggtattttggccaatttaggattgattttattttggcccactttgtaccaAATTTGACAATTTGGTTTGATAGTTACTAGAAAATGTGAACCCGGAACTGTGATTATGAGCAAGGACCAATAGAGAAATGGTATGAATCAGCTTGGGTtatgattatattttattacgtTTGAAAATCTGGGAAATCCGATACATTTATTCTCTTTTAAGATCcttgaaattaattttaaatacaGTAGTTACAGTTCGATAACAAATAAAACTATGTACACACATAATGCTGAGAGTAAAATAATATTGGTTTTGCATTAGTGAAACTGTCATAATCTTAAATTCCTAATAGCATTTGAGGAAAGTGAAAGTGACATGAATGTTACTTTTTTTATGAAAAGTTTAgatatattgaaaatatttattaaGATTTGAGAATTACTTTTAAATATTCTACTGGtacttttagcaacttgaaagtacagaacaagttccgcgtgaactttttcgctgcatagaagctgaacaatgtattctagaagcagcttagaagttagttccgctgcgtcgcgcgaactttcaagtgtggataattacttaaaaaatgggctgcttagaatgctattgattaactttgagagctgcttaagccaaatcagtcccttttatccgaattTTTGATTAGTTGGGTACATTGCTAAGCaatgttcccgaacgagagtcgatcgaatcatacaagtcgaacggaataaagaatgcaaaattcgaactcgaacgaaagtgtagaatCGTTTGTACCACAAATccatcggattgcagaatcgaggtgtgtaatccgacggatttgtgatacgaacgaatctacactttcgttcgaattcgaatttttcattctttattccgttcgacttgtacacacttaaattttttagctgagtctcggcaaaaaaatgccgagattcgcacagccgagtaatcagcaatcatctcggcaaaaataaaattactgagcgtctcggcaccctaaaatttgacaaacgtcaaatattgccgaaatcgtcagcataagatttactgtttgctcagtgaaacgttcactgaatattcggcaatccaataaaacgaaaaaatgaaaaaataaattaccgaatcatcagtaattaaaaatctagtcaattaaatttgtttgtaatttctcaactTTATAAACACgtcattcaggatcaaaaatttattttattaacatttaaaggaggcttacaaatttgttgccagtagtgcttaaagcctctacctgaaaacatgtagcataacaaaaagcggcgtttccagatgcgaccaccttgagtcgagctggaaatatgaaaataaaaatatatattgatttttggcttacaaaaatgttcaatatttaatgatgcatatactgtattgtttaaaaaataaacttactttgatctattgaattattccatgcattgggttattttttcgcttatcccccaaagttttgtctcgaggacgctttgagccccgtgttgggtgtttttgccttataatcgcgagtgctctgataaagtcgctttttataaagcgaaacatgtcaatatttttacttgcaagtggttccacggttcttcgaagattatttattttttcactcgagaatttcattagaaaataatcgcacaatgcgaagcaaaaatgtaacgcggcaataaatgacagctgtcgtgcgtaatctcggcaacagctagcgcatattccgaaatctcggcaaacgtctctgctgatgtcggcatatctgttgtttactgataaattcagcaagcaattatgctaaatttcggcaaagtgaagcattttaccgaaatatcagtgaatgcatttaacgaagttcagaaacatgcgtattgattactgagcaatcagcaaatgtacgtgttgctgatcagtttcggcattttattatgccgagctcaagaaatggttttaagtgtgtatgattcgatcgactctcgttcgggaacttttgaaatttcggaCACTaacccacagactaacagacaggacactcaaattagattcttcaatcattttaacggtcatttcgaatattcctttatttgggacagtagtcacatgtgtcatgatggcgccatgttaccacagactaacagacatgacagtatgaataaattcttataaaaataatttttcgtgatgcactagttccacctataatgtactgcgcgaactatttactatctgtacaccccttgtgttatgttaaagtttttttactagttggtttcccctcgtttgtcaacaccgatcagctgcttgcagggatgcctgatttcatcaaaatatttgaaaatgaatcgtcacaataaattattggattacgttgataatatatttaactttatcgcaatgttggaaggtaaccatttatttgactcaacgttgttcatctagactattttttattgtgttggtagttttcacccgaaattaagtcggcagaccagaagcaagtaaatattgtaacagaacgggttcgattttgtattgcgttggaggatgagaagtaggcacaattatgtatatagttttggcaatatgtattaaatctgtatcctgcatgaaattcgcatggacgtatacaaatcaatacattacaggtaattctgtatgaatggcaactctgttggtaaatgaaaaaaataaacacagtctagatgacagacaggatgtttttgatagggtaatgtggcgccatcatgacacatgtgagtactgtcccaaataaaggaatattcgaaatgaccgttaaaatgattgaagaatctaatttgagtgtcctgtctgttagtctgtgatgttaccctatcaaaaacatcctgtctatcatctagactgtgtttattttgttacaatatttacttacttctggtctgccgccacttgatttttcattttcaaatattttgatgaaatcaggcatccctgcaagcagctgatcggtgttgacaaacgaggggaaacaactagtaaaaaaacttttacataacacaaggggtgtacagatagtaaatagttcgcgaactagtgcatcacgaaaaaatatttttataagaatttactcttactgtcatgtctgtgagTCTGtgactaaccatcaaagctgtcaacactaattacacgttctatattattcatattattcattttttagtaaacgaaaccgtcacaattgtataaacaaattagaacgtttctaaaccgaacagaagtaatacgtacgcaagtcgatcgagtaatgttcgaaaattgaacaactcgaacgaatgatattcgagttcatacgcaactcgaacggaatgcagaatggaaattgcacattcgatcggaatatttcgaatcgatcgacgtaaaGAATAGGGGTGAATAAGATTTTGAAGCATctattggtaggagagagaaactcgatttgaaGTAGAATCCAACAACAATTGAAGAGTTTTGTATGGGGTAAAAAACCTTCCATTCGAATAAAAGTTCGTGAGAATCGACTCATCCATCTTTGAAAAACTTGAGTGACATttgtcacacacagacattttgtaaactcgacgaactgatcctCCACCCTCCGGGTTTCGGctgaaaagtcgatttttgcaTCGA comes from Malaya genurostris strain Urasoe2022 chromosome 3, Malgen_1.1, whole genome shotgun sequence and encodes:
- the LOC131434619 gene encoding PX domain-containing protein kinase-like protein; its protein translation is MAIFERRLQQKVVLDDTEAIQCTIETAQTIDGHTEYVLKVQRGPYPENCWRILRRYNDFSSLNKSLQISGIDLPFPGKKFIGNMRPEFIAERLFALQEYINQVLMNPILASSLPTKKFIDPDSYSTPFHDLALQYASMCLRAEGVFTLGQSLGPIGWRLRKHYFRVVHKPQGNKNSPGNSTTKHHLIKSSSQSHGKQHTTQICVTTSTEKDYNNSKEGSGKDDLILCWTEFGPDRYIDEKEIHNVLKNFGGVQHPYIVPIEYIASNDNGALVIRKFYKQGSLKDVLCAASPCNPFLSKYGSPKGRAPLPLKELALYARQILEAIRFLHSKGMACGHVHCGNVLIVDGAARLMDAENFIFGVPSFYRPFFVQHSKINTCEAIDVYGFGHLLYEMCMGYPLQDSYARQIIECPDSLRGLLESILSKDACKSTLPTLDQLAAHPFFSEYAACFNDQYAMAVVAQKPHLKFSSNAKEQLKVALQKTENRVRDEQKSVKNQKRLVRVQEMMTSEEEKKKIKHKAKQEHRQAKLRAQNSLQLNNGPPQMISTGSGSTGAVMVKSDSATSITSPNEAALMSPPPHATDSGGSGSSPLPPQPSAPPMFGQPIAGPSCSSSGTRLPFKSISGEDGSSENRSALLESICNFNKNGLKRININEN